The sequence ACGAACTCGTAGAGCGCGATCCCAGCTTTGGCATCGGCCGCGAACGGTTCTGGGACGCGCCCCGGCGCGACGGTCCAGGCGTAGCGCAGGCCGCTGAACTCGACTCCGAGACGGTCGCGCCGATCGTTTTCGCTGCGGCGGTATACTTTGAGTGCGTAGGTGCGCGCATCGGTGACAAGACGAAAAACCCGGTTGTTCCCGCCGCCCGTGCACGGGGTAAGCTCGAGTACCCGCGCGCCCGCAAGGCGCTCTGCCAGCGCAACAAGTACGGGATCAGCCGAAGACATCACGCAACACCACGTCCCACGAATCCTCGAAAAGAATTGCGCGCGTTTCCTTTGGAAAGGCCGCGTCGGCGAGCACATCTTCGAGATCGTCGATGAAGTGCGTCAGGCGCAAATCCGTGATGCGCGCCAGCTTCTCCGCGCGCGTTCCTTCGAAATAAACACCGTCGACTTTGATCCCCGCAGCCTCGAGCCAATTGCTCGCGGCCTGGCGCAAATCGCGCCCCTGGGGATCGGCTGCCGCAAAGCGCGATTTATGACTCACGATATAGATGTCGGCAGCGTTCGCGCGTGCGGTTCGAAGAAACGCATCAAACCCCGAGAACGCGGGAGCATTTACGATCGCGGTTCCATAGACATGCGCCTGCAACCGCTGCCATTCGGCTTCTCCATTCGGGCGCGAACGCAACGCATCGCGCACGCTCGTCTTGCCCGCAATCAGACCCGGAACGGCCGCCGCAAAGATCGGACGGTAATCGACGATGGTGTTGTCGAAATCGATCCCGATTCGCAGCATCACAACTCACCTTCGACCGCAGGAGCGGTGAACATGCCCGTTTCCATCGACCCGCACACCCGCTTTGAAGACGCCGAGGACGCGCGTATCCGCGAGTCTTTTCTCGGCGCTGGCTATGTCATCGAACCGGCCGAAGATCGCTCGGCGCTCGATCATATCCAAAGCTTCGTCGCGAGCACGGCTGCGAAGGCGCTCGGCGTGCCCGCGCCGGCGAACCCCACTGAGTTTCTCGATCGCATCGCAGAGAGCGTGAAGCCGGCCCAGCTCAACGATCTGCGATTGACGCTCATCGACGCGCTGCAAGCGGCGGCTTGGTTTCGTCCGACGTATTTCGCGTGCGCTCGGCGACTGCTTGAACGCATCGTCGGCAATGAGCTCGCGATGCAACGCGGGCTTGGTTTTTCGATTCAGCTCCCTAACGACGAGAGTTCCGTCCTTCCGCTTCACTCCGATGCCTGGTCGGAAGATTCTCCGTTCGAAGCCGTGCTCTGGATACCGCTGGTCGACGTGGCTCGCACCAAGAGCATGTTCGTTTTGACACGTGACGCGGATGCGCGCTGGCGCGAACGGCTTCATGAATATGCGAAACGCTCGGTCGAAGAGTTTACCGACGCGGCTGCTGATGATCTCACGTACCTCGATATCCCATACGGAAACGTGCTCGTCTTCACCCATACCGTCATGCACGGCAATCGGGTCAACCGTGAACCGACGACGCGCTGGTCGATCAATATCCGCTTCAAAGCGCTCTTCACGCCGTACTCCGACAAGCAGCTCGGCGATTTCTTCGACCCAATCCTGATACGACCGGCGACCCGGATTGGCATGAGCTACGCGCTTCCTCCGGGATTCGATGACTGAGCACCGCGGGGCGCGAGGGTATATTGCAAGCCGGCCGGTGCGCGGCTCGGTCATACCGCAACGCGTGCAAAACCTGGTCATTCGTGACTATTGCACGCGGCGCGGTCTGATCTATTTGGTGAGCTCCGCCGAATACGCGATGCCCGAGTGTTACATGATGCTCGAGAACGTGCTGCGCGAGCTTCCCAAACTCGAGGCAATCGTATGCTTCAGCGTCTTCATGTTGCCTGCGCAAGCTGCTCGCCGGCGTGAGCTCTACACGCGCATCCTGGAATCCGGAGCGACGCTGCATGCGGCGCTCGAAAATCTCGAACTGCGCTCCGCTGCCCAAATCGAACGCTTCGAGGATTTGCTTTCGGTCGCGTTTCTTTTGGATAAGGCGCCGCTCGGCGGCCGCTACGAAAAGACCGATCAGCCGCTGGCTGCGAGCGCCGATCCGTTCGTGCGCGCCTTGGCGCCTTTCATTAGCTGAACGTTGTAGTAGCGTTCGTCATCGATGGCGTACGGGAAGCGGCCGTTGCGAAACGCCCGGCAAAGATCCCGAACGGCATCTTCGATCGTCCGGCGTGGTTGAAATCCAAGCACGCGCGCGATCTTCTCCGACTCGACGCGATACGAACGGTTGTCGTTCGTCGGGGTGGTTTCGATCGCAATCGGCGCCAAATCCGGAAGCTCGTGCTCGACGACGCTCTTCACGATCTCGGCCAGCCGCGCCAGCGTGTGATTCTGATAACCGACATTGAAGATTTCGCCCGCGACCTTGGCGGCCGGTTCGTCGAGAATGTCGACGTATAGATCGGTCACGTCTTCGATATGGATGTTCGGGCGCGTCTGGGTGCCGCCGAAAACCGTAATCTTCCGTTTGTTGACCGCATGATTGGTCAAAATATTGACCGAGAGATCGAAACGCATGCGCGTCGAAAAGCCGCAAACCGTCGCCGGCCGTAAGACGATGACGGTGAAATCGGGGCTCTGCGCCGCGAGCGCAACCGGTTCGCACAACGCTTTATATTTCGAGTAATCTGTGAGCGGCCGCAGCGGATGTTCTTCCGTCACGCGCTCGGCTTCACTGACGCCGTAAACCGAGCTGGACGAGACGAAGACGAAACGGCGCACGCCCGCGCGCTTACTTTCCTCGACGAGCGGCTCGAACGCGTCAAAGTTGATCGACTTTGCAAGCAAAGGATCGAGCTCGAAGGACGGATCGTTGGAGATGCACGCCAGATGGATGACGGTATCACAGCCTTCGAGTGCCCGGCGGATCGCGTCGCGATCGCGGAGATCGCCTTCGACCTCGCGTAAACCGGCTGCACCGTGCAAGCTAGCGAGCGGATCGTGACCGAAGTAGTACGTATCGAGCACGGTGACGGCGTCACCACGTCCAAGCAGCTTGGGGACGAGCATCGCGCCCACATAACCCGCGCCACCGGTAACTAGCACCTTCCGGCTCATCTTACGCTCCTACCGTTTGGGTCGAACCCAGTCTCTCGAACCAGGTCTTCGTTGCTTTTTCAATCGAGTCGGGATCCCACAGCGGAGCATCGCGCCAAGCATCGATAGCCTGCAGCATCCCGGCGACCCCGTCCTCGAACCGTACCTGCGGCCTCCAATGCAATTCTCGCGCGATCTTCGACGTGTCGGCGAACGTGCAATCCGGTTCTCCCGGCCGCTTGGGAATGTGCACCACGTCGCCGCCGAGCAGCTCGACGAGCCGATTGATGCTTTGCGTCGCACCTGACCCGACGTTATAGATTTGATTGGCCGGACCACCGCGTTCGAGGACTGCAGCCGCCGTGACAAACGCGTCAACAACGTCGGAAACGAACGTGAAGTCGCGGGTTTGTTTTCCGTCACCGACGACGGTATAGGGTTTTCCGGCGAGCTTCTGCGCCAGAAAGACGCCGAAGACCGCACCGTACGTTCCGGTCGTGCGCGAACGTGGTCCGTACACATTGAACAGCCGCAGCGACGTCGTCGAAATGCCGTACACTTTGCCCCAGTGCAGGACGATTTGCTCGCCGAGCAGTTTCGTGAGCGCATACGGATATTGAGGCCGGAGTTCGGCAGCTTCGGACGTCGGATAGGAATCAGGAATCCCATAACACGACGAGGAGGCGGCGTACACAATACGCGGGACGCCGGCGTCGCGCGCTGCCTCAACGACCGCGAACGTTCCGTCGACGTTTGCCCGGAAGTAATCCTCGGGGCGCTCGATCGACGGCACGATGTCGGCCAAACCCGCAAGATGAAAGACGACGGCTGCATCGCGGAAAAGCTTGCGCATCTCATCGAGCGCACCGGCGATGTCGAGCTGAACGAGCGTTGCGTGCCCGCTGCGGATCGCCGCATCGAGATTGCTTCGACGCCCCGTACGCAGATTGTCGATGACGGTGACGTCGGCGCCGTCCGCAACAAGACGATCGACGAGGTGGCTGCCGATAAAGCCGGCACCTCCGGTTACTATGGCACGCATCGGCACTCTATCCGGCAATCGCCGACGCGTTGACGCTCCGCGTCGCGTACAGCTCGATGCGCTCGCGGAGCGCCAAAGCGATCGCGTGGTTGAGGATCAGGTGACCGTCCTCTTGCTGCCCGATCCGATCGGCCGGAACGATCACGCACATGTCGGCAGAAACTGCGAGCTTGCCGCCGGGCTGTCCGCACAGTCCGATCGTCAGCGCACCGAACTCTTTCGCGTAGGAAACGGCGCGCAAAATGTTTACGGAATTGCCGGAGCCCGAAAGCGCAATGAGCACATCGCCCTTCCTCAGGTGCGTACGCAGCGGCTCGACAAAGATTTCCTCGTATTCGAGGTCGTTCGCAATCGCGGTGACGAGCGGGACATTGTCGGTGAGCGCCATTGCACGAAAGCGCGGCTGACCGTCGACAAGCGTGCATTTGCACAGGTCGTTCATCATGTGCGAGGCCGTGGCTGCGCTGCCACCATTGCCGATGATCCAGACGTTCTTGTCCCAGCGCCAAGCGTCGAACAGCGCGCCGACGACCCGGCGCACGTCGTCACGGGAAAGCGCGCGCAGGGCGCGCTCCATCTCGGCGAGGTAGCGCTCGACCATATCCATATCAGTAAGAATATCGGTGAAAGGGACCCCGACCGTTATCCGGCCTGGAAGGGCCCTGGCGGCCTCAGGCGTGCTGCTCTTCGCCCGGAAAGACGAAGGTGGGCGGATACGGATACTTCATGCCGCTTGGTCGCTGAGCCACGACGCGAAGGGTGTTTTCCCGTAGCTTTACGAGCGCGGGCCGATCTCGAAGTGGAAACTGCTCGAAAATGGCCGCGAGGTGCTCGCGTGCCGCTTCTCCGGCAACGGCCGTCGTTCCAAAGTTCGAAGCGTCGGTTCGACAGGTAAATTCGCAACTGAAATGGTTGACGTGAACGATGTCGACGTGCTTTGCAAAGCGCAGATAGATCTCATAGTCGTTGAAAATCGAGGTTTCATCGTAGTAGCCGAGCGTCTCGTAGAGATCTCGCCGTACCAACATACTCATGGCAGCAATCCATGGAGAGAACAGGATTCCAGTGGGATCGATCGTCTGGCTCAGAACCGTTGCATTGTAGCCGATTAGCTTGAGCGAGCCGTCTTCGAGCCGCCGCATATAGCGTGCCAGCGTGTTCGTGTGCGCGACCGGAGATCCGGAGCCCTCCGTCGCCTCGACGAGCCGCTCGATGAAATCCGGGAAGATCCGATCGTCGTCCGAGAAGGCACAAATATATCTGCCGGTGGCCACGCGCAATCCCTTATTGAGCACGTGCATAACACCGACGTTTTCAGGCAGGTCGATGAGACGCACGTTAAACCGCGAAACTTCGTTGCAGATGTCACCGACCGGCGTTCCTGCGTCGTTCACGACGATGCATTCGATATTCGGGTACGTCTGTCTCACAACACACGCAAGGGCTTCGCGTAGTTCGTCCGGCCGGTTGTACGTTGTTATGACGACGGAGACGAGCGGGGCTTCGCGGTCCGTCCAATCGATGCCGGACGGTCGCAGCGCCGGCGGCATGCGGACATTTGAAGCGCGACACGATGCCGATCTGCCAACCGAACGGAGCAAAGCTTTGAAGAGGCCGCGACCATCCCAGGGCTCGTAGATCTCGGCGCGCGCGATGAACTCTGCAGCACCGCTCGTCGAGGTAACGACGAGCGGGAAACCTCGCTCGGCGAAGGCGATTGCCGCGGAGGGATCGCTTGGCGCAGGGACGACGACGCACGAAGCCGTCGACAACAACTCTGGAACACGGCGATCGGTCGCGCCGATAAAATGCGCGCGAACGTCTACCTGCTCGCCCTCAGCGCAAACGATCCATGTTTCGGCATGCAATTCTTCGAGCGCGAAACCGACGATGGCCAGTCGATCCGGCGGCGTCTCCGGCGCCCAAACGACAACGCGCATTTGTTGCGACGGTTGCCACGTAACGTCCGGAATCGCCGCAGGCGCAACGGCGAGATCCCATTCGGAAGACCGGCATCCGAAGGTATTGGTGAAGCGATCGCAATCGCTGACGCTTCGGAAGAGTTGCGCGGGCACTAGCGCGATGAATTCACGCAACAGCGCTCTGAGCTCGGGTGGAACGGTAATCGTTGTGCTCAGTGGTTTGCCGTTGACGACTAAAGAGCCGTCCGCCATCGAGGCAAACAATCGAAGCCGGTCATCCATCCCCATGTTGTGCTGCAGAATGTGCAACGCAGGACCTTCGACCGATACGCAGCGGGGATCGTCCCAAAAAACCATCCCGTAGACCTGAACTCCGTTTTGGCGCGCCTGGACTGCGGCTGGATACGCCTGCGACACGTATTCCATGTCCGCGAAGATCGCGTCGAATTTTGGATCGCGCAACTGTTGTGCGAACCGCTGAGCCTTCGGACCAAATGTTTGAATCATTGGATCGTACGGATCATCGGCCAAATTTCCGGCGCCCTTTACGGGCGCGTGCGCTTAGAAGGCGTCGGAAGTCGAGGAGTCGCTCTGATCCGCTGCGACCGAAGTGTCCGTCGTGAAGACGTTGATCTGCGATTTGCGCGCGTTGTAGCGAACCTTCGGCCCAAGCGCCCGCTCGAGTGTGCGCGCGGCGACCATCGTTCGTCCGCGGACGGTGAAGGGTGCGTGAGACAGCTTGATGGTTCGTCCATTCAGCGTTGCCGATTGCGTTCCGAGGTGGAGTTTGAGCGTATCGGCACCCCGGACAACCTCAATCGAACGGCTCGCTTTTTCGTAGCGCAATTGCGCACCGAGCACCGTCGTAACAGCGCGGAGCGGCAAGTAGGCTTGCTGATCGATCGTCACGGGCGGAACATCCGAAGCCACACGACGGCCATCGACGTCGATCGTCGCGGGACGTGAAAACGCAAGCGTACCCGAAGCGGCCAGTGCGATCGCGCCGGTCGAGAGCAAGGTTCGAAGACTAAGCGGGCGCGGCTTGTTCATGTCGTCCGATCTCGTGTGCGTAGTCCGGATAGACCTCTGCGATAACCTTTTCGATCTCTTCCCGCAAAGCACCGAGCAGGCGCTCCTCAGGATAGGTCCCGACCAGGCTACCCCGGCGATAGATGGCACCCTTGCCCTTACCACCGGCAACCCCGACATCTGCCATTTTAGACTCTCCGGGGCCGTTGACGACACATCCCATCACGGCGACTTTCACGGGTGCGGTGTACTCTTTGGCTAGGGCCTCGACGCGCTCGGCTAGGTCGACGACCTCGATCTCGGCCCGGCCACACGAGGGGCAGGCTGTGATATCGAAGCCTTTTTCGCGCAGACCAAGCGACTTGAGGATCCCCCAGCAAACCGGGACCTCTTCGACTGGGTCGGCCGCCAGCGAGACCCGCAAGGTGTCGCCGATGCCTTCCCAGAGCAGAATTCCAAGCCCGATCGCGCTCTTGATCGTCCCATCGCGCGGTAGGCCTGCTTCCGTGATTCCCAAGTGCAGCGCGTACGGGGTACCGCGTTCCCGGAGCCGCTTATCCATGAGCCGGTACGCGTAGACGGTCGTCTGTACTTCGTGCGCTTTGAGCGAGATCACGACATCGGTGTGGCCGAGATCTTCGAGAATTTCGATGTGCCTAACCGCTGATTCGACCATCGCTTCAGGAGTGAGCCCAAGGCGTTCTTCCAGATCTTTCGCAAGCGACCCTAAGTTGACGCCCACGCGAATCGGCGTCCCGCGCTCGACGGCGAGCTTCACGACTTCGCGCGTCTTCTCCGGATCGGTAATGTTGCCCGGATTGAGTCGCAGCTTTGCGACGCCGGCTTCGATTGCGGCGAGCGCCATGCGATGATCGAAGTGCACGTCGGCGACGATAGGAACGGGCGAGCGGTTGACAATGGCGGGCAGACCCGCGGCGTCTCGAGGATCCTGACACGTGACCCGCACGATCTCGCACCCAGCCATCGCAAGGCCGTAAACTTGTTCGAGCGTCGCATCGACGTTCGCCGTGTCGGTGGTCGTCATCGACTGCACCGCGATCGGATGATCGCCGCCGATCCAAACACCCTTAGCATCCGAGACGTCGGTTTTATTCTTGAGGAAGACAGGCTTCGATTTGCGTCGCAGACGGATCACGCGGACATCCCTTCCTTATCGTACCTCAAGCATCCGCTCCCGGAACACGTTCCCCCCAGTCGGCAACAGAGACCGTCGGTGTAAAAACATCGCCAGGCGGCCGAGAGGCGACGCGTTCGAGTGCTTGCTTCCGGAGGGCTTCGACATATGGACGCCCCGGCGCCGGATGGCGCTCGAAGACGCGTTTCATATCCGCAACGACGTCCTTCTGCCACGTTCGGGACATCTGAGCCCCAGAATCGCGTAGCAACCATTCGGCCGTCACGTGCGGAACGTGAGTGAAATCCGAGATTTCAGCGAGTCGGATTTGGATTTCTTGATCTCCTACCACGCTGTCGACGTCCCACTTGCCGATCCGCTCGAATGCCGTGCGCCGAAACATGAGGCCCTGTCCAGCGACCGGCGATGACGAAAACACTTGGGTTCGATCCAGCGGAAAGCAGAACACCGAGCAATTGTAGCCCGTCGTTTGAAACTCGCCGTTGCGTGCCTTCTCAAAGCGGATGAGCACGTTCGAGTGCGCGACGGAAGCGCCGGTCCGCTCGAGCGCTTCGACGAGCCGCATGAGGTGATCCGGATAGACCTCGTCGTCGTCAGCCATGACGACAACATATTGGCCGCGCACGAGATCCAGTGCGTAGTTCATCACGGCGAACGTCCCCTGATTGACCTCGCGTTCGATAACGGAGATGCGCGGATCGATGCCTGCAAAGTCCGCGACGGATTCGCCCGCGTCGTTTACGACTAAGACTTCAAGGTTTGCGTAGGACTGCGCCGTGACCGACCTCAGTATTCGCGCGAGATCTTTTCGCCGGTTATACGTTGGGATGATGATGCTAACGAGTGGCTCTCGCTCAGGTACGCGCGGTCGAGAATCTTCGAGTGCCCTGTGAATAACGTCAAGCGACGGCGGAGATTCGCGAGCCGCGCTGGCACGACTGCCGAGTGCTTCTGCGGTCGCCGCCCAAATCGAACGATACGACCAGGGCTCGTAGAGCGCGACGCCGTCAGCGACCTCGTGCGCACCACTCGTAGTTGCCGACGCTACGCTCATCCCACGTGCAGCGAAGGCCTGCGTCCAGCTCGGATCATCGAGAGACGTATCGACAATGCAGAGCGCACGAGAAAGCAGGCCCGGAACGTCCGCCGAGTCGACGTCGACGTAACGCGCGCGTTTCGATGAACCTTGGCCGCCCCTGCAAACCACGACGACCGGCGCGTGAAGATCGTGAAGTGCGAACGTGTGGATCGCGCACTTCTCGGCTGGATAGTCGGGCGCCCAAACGATCACGAGGTCGCGGCCAGCAGCCTTGGTCCACACACCGAGATCGCGGGCGGGATACCAGCGCGCGACGTGCGGACGCGCGTACCCGCGCAGCACGCGATGCGCTTCGGCCTCGGTCCAGGAGCGCACGACCAATGCATCTGGAATACGGGAAACGTCCGCAAGCGCAACTTTGACCTCCGCTTCATAAACATTGAGCTCTGCGAGCACCCGCCCGCCGACGTTCAACGATCCCGAACCAATCGCGTCGAACACGAAGCGCCGTCGATCGTAGTCGCCTTCAATGAAGGCGTGTGACAATTCGTACGCCAACGCCGCTCGACGATCCGGTATGAGAAACATCGCGGCGAATACTTCACCTGCGCGCCGCGCGGCTGCAATATCGAAATACGCCGTCGGAATCACTTCCTGGGCCACAACG comes from Candidatus Baltobacteraceae bacterium and encodes:
- a CDS encoding SDR family oxidoreductase gives rise to the protein MRAIVTGGAGFIGSHLVDRLVADGADVTVIDNLRTGRRSNLDAAIRSGHATLVQLDIAGALDEMRKLFRDAAVVFHLAGLADIVPSIERPEDYFRANVDGTFAVVEAARDAGVPRIVYAASSSCYGIPDSYPTSEAAELRPQYPYALTKLLGEQIVLHWGKVYGISTTSLRLFNVYGPRSRTTGTYGAVFGVFLAQKLAGKPYTVVGDGKQTRDFTFVSDVVDAFVTAAAVLERGGPANQIYNVGSGATQSINRLVELLGGDVVHIPKRPGEPDCTFADTSKIARELHWRPQVRFEDGVAGMLQAIDAWRDAPLWDPDSIEKATKTWFERLGSTQTVGA
- a CDS encoding glycosyltransferase family 2 protein, yielding MADDPYDPMIQTFGPKAQRFAQQLRDPKFDAIFADMEYVSQAYPAAVQARQNGVQVYGMVFWDDPRCVSVEGPALHILQHNMGMDDRLRLFASMADGSLVVNGKPLSTTITVPPELRALLREFIALVPAQLFRSVSDCDRFTNTFGCRSSEWDLAVAPAAIPDVTWQPSQQMRVVVWAPETPPDRLAIVGFALEELHAETWIVCAEGEQVDVRAHFIGATDRRVPELLSTASCVVVPAPSDPSAAIAFAERGFPLVVTSTSGAAEFIARAEIYEPWDGRGLFKALLRSVGRSASCRASNVRMPPALRPSGIDWTDREAPLVSVVITTYNRPDELREALACVVRQTYPNIECIVVNDAGTPVGDICNEVSRFNVRLIDLPENVGVMHVLNKGLRVATGRYICAFSDDDRIFPDFIERLVEATEGSGSPVAHTNTLARYMRRLEDGSLKLIGYNATVLSQTIDPTGILFSPWIAAMSMLVRRDLYETLGYYDETSIFNDYEIYLRFAKHVDIVHVNHFSCEFTCRTDASNFGTTAVAGEAAREHLAAIFEQFPLRDRPALVKLRENTLRVVAQRPSGMKYPYPPTFVFPGEEQHA
- a CDS encoding NAD-dependent epimerase/dehydratase family protein; the protein is MSRKVLVTGGAGYVGAMLVPKLLGRGDAVTVLDTYYFGHDPLASLHGAAGLREVEGDLRDRDAIRRALEGCDTVIHLACISNDPSFELDPLLAKSINFDAFEPLVEESKRAGVRRFVFVSSSSVYGVSEAERVTEEHPLRPLTDYSKYKALCEPVALAAQSPDFTVIVLRPATVCGFSTRMRFDLSVNILTNHAVNKRKITVFGGTQTRPNIHIEDVTDLYVDILDEPAAKVAGEIFNVGYQNHTLARLAEIVKSVVEHELPDLAPIAIETTPTNDNRSYRVESEKIARVLGFQPRRTIEDAVRDLCRAFRNGRFPYAIDDERYYNVQLMKGAKARTNGSALAASG
- a CDS encoding glycosyltransferase family 2 protein; translation: MAAQLGDTHVFVVAQEVIPTAYFDIAAARRAGEVFAAMFLIPDRRAALAYELSHAFIEGDYDRRRFVFDAIGSGSLNVGGRVLAELNVYEAEVKVALADVSRIPDALVVRSWTEAEAHRVLRGYARPHVARWYPARDLGVWTKAAGRDLVIVWAPDYPAEKCAIHTFALHDLHAPVVVVCRGGQGSSKRARYVDVDSADVPGLLSRALCIVDTSLDDPSWTQAFAARGMSVASATTSGAHEVADGVALYEPWSYRSIWAATAEALGSRASAARESPPSLDVIHRALEDSRPRVPEREPLVSIIIPTYNRRKDLARILRSVTAQSYANLEVLVVNDAGESVADFAGIDPRISVIEREVNQGTFAVMNYALDLVRGQYVVVMADDDEVYPDHLMRLVEALERTGASVAHSNVLIRFEKARNGEFQTTGYNCSVFCFPLDRTQVFSSSPVAGQGLMFRRTAFERIGKWDVDSVVGDQEIQIRLAEISDFTHVPHVTAEWLLRDSGAQMSRTWQKDVVADMKRVFERHPAPGRPYVEALRKQALERVASRPPGDVFTPTVSVADWGERVPGADA
- the ispG gene encoding flavodoxin-dependent (E)-4-hydroxy-3-methylbut-2-enyl-diphosphate synthase; this translates as MIRLRRKSKPVFLKNKTDVSDAKGVWIGGDHPIAVQSMTTTDTANVDATLEQVYGLAMAGCEIVRVTCQDPRDAAGLPAIVNRSPVPIVADVHFDHRMALAAIEAGVAKLRLNPGNITDPEKTREVVKLAVERGTPIRVGVNLGSLAKDLEERLGLTPEAMVESAVRHIEILEDLGHTDVVISLKAHEVQTTVYAYRLMDKRLRERGTPYALHLGITEAGLPRDGTIKSAIGLGILLWEGIGDTLRVSLAADPVEEVPVCWGILKSLGLREKGFDITACPSCGRAEIEVVDLAERVEALAKEYTAPVKVAVMGCVVNGPGESKMADVGVAGGKGKGAIYRRGSLVGTYPEERLLGALREEIEKVIAEVYPDYAHEIGRHEQAAPA
- a CDS encoding copper amine oxidase N-terminal domain-containing protein → MNKPRPLSLRTLLSTGAIALAASGTLAFSRPATIDVDGRRVASDVPPVTIDQQAYLPLRAVTTVLGAQLRYEKASRSIEVVRGADTLKLHLGTQSATLNGRTIKLSHAPFTVRGRTMVAARTLERALGPKVRYNARKSQINVFTTDTSVAADQSDSSTSDAF
- a CDS encoding SIS domain-containing protein yields the protein MDMVERYLAEMERALRALSRDDVRRVVGALFDAWRWDKNVWIIGNGGSAATASHMMNDLCKCTLVDGQPRFRAMALTDNVPLVTAIANDLEYEEIFVEPLRTHLRKGDVLIALSGSGNSVNILRAVSYAKEFGALTIGLCGQPGGKLAVSADMCVIVPADRIGQQEDGHLILNHAIALALRERIELYATRSVNASAIAG
- a CDS encoding sporadic carbohydrate cluster 2OG-Fe(II) oxygenase codes for the protein MPVSIDPHTRFEDAEDARIRESFLGAGYVIEPAEDRSALDHIQSFVASTAAKALGVPAPANPTEFLDRIAESVKPAQLNDLRLTLIDALQAAAWFRPTYFACARRLLERIVGNELAMQRGLGFSIQLPNDESSVLPLHSDAWSEDSPFEAVLWIPLVDVARTKSMFVLTRDADARWRERLHEYAKRSVEEFTDAAADDLTYLDIPYGNVLVFTHTVMHGNRVNREPTTRWSINIRFKALFTPYSDKQLGDFFDPILIRPATRIGMSYALPPGFDD
- a CDS encoding LIC12192 family sporadic carbohydrate cluster protein; translation: MTEHRGARGYIASRPVRGSVIPQRVQNLVIRDYCTRRGLIYLVSSAEYAMPECYMMLENVLRELPKLEAIVCFSVFMLPAQAARRRELYTRILESGATLHAALENLELRSAAQIERFEDLLSVAFLLDKAPLGGRYEKTDQPLAASADPFVRALAPFIS